A window of Anaerolineales bacterium contains these coding sequences:
- a CDS encoding SPFH domain-containing protein gives MARIFDIVEYPNEMKDEIVHRIPEQGSGDFRIGSQVIVRESQTAAFYRDGKALDVFEPGRHTITTANIPGLVNLIGRAFNDQTPFKAEVYFVSMREFADQKWGTPQPIIVRNPGMALGVALLQGYGTFGFQVSDPQQFVTQVVGVNGAFRTVDIQARLRSMLLSKLQDLLGETTAAKNVPELIGLVEEIGAGVRAKAQDDFKALGLTLKAFYVESLKPSDRSAEELRAMGMLDVATYTQLQAADAMRDAANNPQGGAGLTAGIGAGMGIGNVLTGSLQQGAASGAAAAGGAAAGGGPSVMTPSEAAAYLKVSEEDVVAAIKGGQLKAKKIGNAYRISKDALDDFLKS, from the coding sequence AATGAAGGATGAGATCGTTCACCGAATTCCTGAACAGGGGTCGGGCGATTTCCGGATCGGCAGCCAGGTGATCGTGCGTGAAAGCCAGACGGCGGCCTTCTACCGGGACGGCAAGGCGCTGGATGTCTTCGAACCGGGGCGGCATACCATCACCACAGCCAACATCCCGGGCCTGGTGAACCTGATCGGCCGCGCTTTCAACGATCAGACCCCCTTCAAGGCGGAGGTCTACTTCGTGTCGATGCGCGAGTTCGCCGACCAGAAGTGGGGAACGCCCCAGCCGATCATCGTGCGCAACCCGGGGATGGCGCTGGGCGTGGCGCTGCTCCAGGGCTATGGCACCTTCGGCTTCCAGGTGAGCGACCCGCAGCAGTTCGTCACCCAGGTGGTCGGCGTCAACGGCGCCTTCCGCACAGTCGATATTCAGGCCCGCCTGCGCTCGATGCTGCTCTCCAAGCTGCAGGACCTGCTGGGCGAGACAACTGCCGCCAAGAACGTCCCGGAGTTGATCGGCCTAGTAGAGGAGATCGGCGCCGGCGTTCGAGCCAAGGCCCAGGACGACTTCAAAGCTCTGGGTTTGACACTGAAGGCGTTCTATGTCGAGAGCCTGAAGCCCTCTGATCGTTCGGCGGAGGAGTTGCGGGCGATGGGCATGCTCGACGTGGCGACCTACACCCAACTGCAGGCGGCGGATGCGATGCGAGATGCAGCTAATAATCCACAAGGCGGAGCCGGCCTGACGGCGGGCATCGGCGCCGGGATGGGGATCGGCAATGTGCTCACGGGATCCCTGCAGCAGGGAGCGGCCAGCGGAGCCGCAGCCGCCGGCGGCGCTGCAGCAGGCGGTGGACCGTCGGTGATGACCCCGTCTGAGGCCGCGGCCTACCTCAAGGTTTCAGAGGAAGATGTGGTGGCTGCCATCAAGGGCGGCCAGCTCAAGGCCAAGAAGATTGGCAACGCCTACCGCATCAGCAAGGATGCCCTCGACGATTTCTTGAAGTCGTAG